The Brasilonema sennae CENA114 genome includes a region encoding these proteins:
- a CDS encoding GNAT family N-acetyltransferase has protein sequence MMNINLPLETQRLILRDLTKSDWEGIHNYACDPEVVHYLPFGPNSEEDTKLFLQTQIKLQRQQPRRHFTLAITLKDDKQFIGTCRLSITNPDKLEGSIGYSLDKQYWGQGYATEAAGKVLHFGFQQLNMHRIFATSNPKNTLSMRILVKIGMRQEGYLREYEWVKGEWQDSLLYAIVDREWIQMQIRNFN, from the coding sequence GTGATGAACATTAATCTACCGCTAGAAACACAACGTCTTATTCTCAGGGATTTGACAAAATCAGATTGGGAAGGAATTCATAACTACGCCTGTGATCCAGAAGTTGTTCACTATCTGCCGTTTGGTCCTAATAGTGAAGAAGATACCAAGTTATTTTTGCAAACACAAATTAAATTACAACGCCAACAACCCCGTCGGCATTTTACTTTAGCAATTACTTTAAAAGATGACAAACAATTCATTGGTACCTGTCGCCTTTCCATAACAAATCCAGACAAGCTAGAAGGTTCAATTGGATATAGCTTAGATAAGCAATATTGGGGGCAAGGATATGCAACCGAAGCTGCAGGAAAAGTCTTACACTTTGGTTTCCAGCAACTCAATATGCATCGGATTTTTGCAACGTCTAACCCGAAAAATACTCTCTCAATGCGAATTTTGGTAAAAATCGGGATGCGACAGGAGGGGTATTTGCGAGAGTATGAATGGGTTAAGGGTGAGTGGCAAGATTCGTTGCTGTATGCGATCGTTGATCGTGAATGGATACAGATGCAGATTCGCAATTTCAACTGA
- a CDS encoding UDP-N-acetylmuramoyl-tripeptide--D-alanyl-D-alanine ligase, whose amino-acid sequence MPFSATISQLIEVLCAKAANLSEAALANFSSGIETDSRILSRGEVFVALRGEKFDGHDFVPMAIEKGAMAAIVDFEYENSKFPVLQVKDTLEAYQKIGRWWREQFSIPVIGVTGSVGKTTTKELIAATLSTQGTVLKTYGNYNNEIGVPKTLLQLSAEHDFAVIEMAMRGKGQIAELTEIARPTIGVITNVGTAHIELLGSEEAIAQAKCELLAQMPKDGVAILNYDNPLLMETAARVWQGEVLTYGFSGGDIHGNLIDSDTLEVTGMQLPLPLPGRHNASNFLAALAVAKVLGIDWSCLKSGVRVDMPGGRSQRFTLLNDVVILDETYNAAPEAMQAALHLLAETPGKRRIAVLGAMKELGERSHQLHQQVGETVRKLNLDALLVLVDGEDALAIAKSAEGISQMCFTTHADLVASLKTFVQEGDRILFKAAHSVGLDKVVNQFRTEFAKEIL is encoded by the coding sequence ATGCCTTTCTCTGCCACCATTAGCCAACTGATTGAAGTTCTTTGTGCCAAAGCAGCAAACTTATCTGAAGCTGCTTTGGCAAATTTCAGCAGTGGAATCGAAACAGATTCCCGTATACTCAGCAGGGGTGAAGTATTCGTGGCTTTACGCGGTGAAAAGTTTGATGGACACGATTTTGTGCCAATGGCAATAGAAAAAGGTGCAATGGCTGCGATCGTTGATTTTGAATACGAGAATTCTAAATTTCCCGTCTTACAAGTCAAAGACACGCTCGAAGCATATCAAAAAATTGGTAGGTGGTGGCGTGAACAGTTTTCTATTCCAGTGATTGGGGTTACGGGTTCTGTGGGTAAAACCACAACCAAGGAACTCATTGCTGCTACTTTATCAACACAAGGAACAGTCCTCAAGACTTATGGAAATTACAATAACGAAATTGGTGTGCCAAAAACACTGTTGCAATTGAGCGCAGAACATGATTTCGCCGTTATTGAAATGGCGATGCGGGGAAAGGGGCAAATTGCTGAACTGACAGAAATCGCGCGTCCGACTATTGGTGTCATTACTAATGTGGGAACTGCGCACATTGAGTTACTGGGTTCAGAGGAGGCTATTGCTCAGGCAAAATGTGAGTTACTGGCTCAAATGCCCAAAGATGGTGTGGCAATCCTCAATTATGATAATCCGCTATTGATGGAAACAGCAGCGAGAGTTTGGCAAGGAGAAGTTTTGACTTATGGCTTTTCTGGTGGCGATATTCATGGCAATTTAATTGATAGTGACACCTTGGAAGTGACAGGAATGCAATTGCCTTTACCATTGCCAGGACGGCACAACGCAAGTAACTTTTTGGCAGCTTTAGCGGTGGCAAAGGTGCTGGGTATTGATTGGTCGTGTTTGAAATCGGGTGTGAGGGTAGATATGCCGGGGGGGCGATCGCAACGTTTTACTTTACTCAATGATGTGGTAATCTTAGATGAGACTTATAATGCTGCACCAGAAGCTATGCAAGCGGCGTTACATTTATTAGCAGAGACACCAGGAAAACGACGGATTGCTGTCTTGGGTGCAATGAAGGAATTGGGAGAGCGATCGCACCAGTTACATCAGCAAGTAGGAGAAACGGTGCGAAAATTAAATTTAGATGCTTTATTAGTATTGGTGGATGGAGAAGATGCTTTAGCCATAGCCAAGAGTGCCGAAGGTATTTCTCAGATGTGTTTTACAACTCATGCAGATTTAGTTGCCTCTTTAAAGACTTTTGTACAAGAAGGTGATAGGATTCTTTTTAAGGCAGCGCATTCAGTGGGACTAGATAAAGTGGTAAATCAGTTCCGTACAGAATTTGCTAAAGAAATTTTGTAG
- a CDS encoding tellurite resistance TerB family protein, which yields MGLFDKMFGGESQVQEALSQPEAIAAIALAATASDGNLSDEQARGILSVLSGMKLFRYYSNDEINRMFEKLLNILKWEGINALFHSAKESLPYDLRETAFAIATDLVLADGVSPQEELEFLNDLSQDLGISGYIAIQIVQVMLVKNRG from the coding sequence ATGGGTCTATTCGACAAAATGTTTGGTGGAGAAAGCCAAGTTCAAGAAGCACTGAGTCAACCGGAAGCAATCGCAGCAATTGCTTTGGCTGCTACAGCCTCAGATGGAAACCTCTCTGATGAGCAGGCACGTGGTATTTTATCAGTGCTGTCGGGTATGAAGCTTTTCAGATATTATTCCAACGATGAAATAAACAGGATGTTTGAGAAACTCCTGAATATTCTCAAGTGGGAAGGCATAAATGCTTTGTTTCATTCAGCCAAAGAATCTTTACCATACGACTTGCGAGAAACAGCTTTTGCGATCGCCACCGATTTGGTTTTAGCCGATGGAGTTTCTCCTCAAGAAGAGCTTGAGTTTTTAAACGATTTGTCTCAAGATTTGGGAATCTCTGGTTATATCGCTATACAGATTGTGCAAGTGATGTTGGTCAAAAATCGGGGATAG
- a CDS encoding peptidoglycan-binding domain-containing protein, producing the protein MVLSITLQLPTKKPTLQFGACGSIVKDMQKALNRRLAQLDTVSVSPLSVSTVGYFDHQTRDAVKYLQCLAFLTIDGVVGQQTWAYLSNGFAGLPILSFGSSGTVVKAVQEPLQVGGYYFGAIDGIFGAKTEAAVLAFQAEHCLESEGIVEALTWNALSKLDSHGSRCRVNSFRE; encoded by the coding sequence ATGGTTCTGTCTATTACACTTCAACTCCCTACAAAGAAACCAACCTTACAATTTGGTGCTTGTGGTTCAATTGTTAAAGATATGCAGAAAGCCTTAAATCGGCGGCTTGCTCAACTAGATACTGTATCAGTGTCTCCTTTGTCAGTTTCTACCGTAGGTTACTTTGATCACCAAACCAGAGATGCTGTGAAATACTTGCAGTGTCTTGCTTTCTTGACAATAGATGGGGTTGTGGGACAACAAACTTGGGCATATTTGTCCAACGGATTTGCTGGCTTGCCAATCCTAAGTTTTGGTAGTAGTGGAACTGTAGTCAAGGCTGTTCAAGAACCCCTACAAGTTGGTGGCTACTACTTTGGTGCCATTGATGGTATTTTTGGAGCAAAAACTGAGGCTGCAGTTTTGGCTTTTCAAGCAGAACATTGTTTAGAAAGCGAAGGTATCGTTGAAGCTTTGACTTGGAATGCGTTAAGCAAGTTAGATAGTCATGGCTCTCGTTGCAGGGTTAACTCATTTCGTGAGTAG
- a CDS encoding phosphoserine transaminase — MSPHLTPPTTKPRVPNFSSGPCAKRPGWSVSKLENAFVGRSHRSEDGRSRIKEVIERSKTILGVPADYRLGIVPASDTGAVEMALWSLLGKYPLDILAWESFGLEWVKDVVDELKLPNLNVLKATYGSLPDLNQVDFSHDVVFLWNGTTSGVRVPNGDWIKDDRQGLTICDATSAVFAMEVPWHKLDVVTYSWQKVLGGEAQHGVIALSPRAVERLESYQPAWPIPKLFRLAQKGKLIEGIFKGDTINTPSMLCVEDALDGLLWADSIGGLPGLIRRSEANLATIARWVEQSDWAAFLAEKPETRSCTSICLKIVDDWFTNLSPEKQAESAKKIAKLLQKQEVAFDIASYRSAPPGIRIWGGATVETTDIEALLPWLDWAYATVKQESEQ, encoded by the coding sequence ATGTCACCACATCTTACTCCTCCAACAACAAAGCCACGAGTTCCTAATTTCTCCTCTGGTCCTTGTGCCAAACGTCCTGGCTGGTCTGTTTCCAAGCTGGAAAATGCTTTCGTAGGTCGCTCTCACCGTTCTGAGGATGGCAGATCTCGCATCAAAGAAGTCATTGAGCGCTCCAAAACAATTCTTGGTGTTCCTGCAGATTATCGCTTGGGCATTGTTCCAGCTTCCGACACAGGCGCAGTGGAAATGGCACTATGGTCGCTGTTAGGAAAGTACCCCCTTGATATCTTGGCGTGGGAAAGCTTTGGTTTGGAATGGGTTAAAGATGTTGTAGACGAACTCAAGTTGCCTAATCTCAACGTTCTCAAGGCAACCTATGGCAGTTTACCAGACCTCAACCAAGTTGACTTTAGTCATGATGTGGTGTTTTTGTGGAATGGCACGACATCAGGTGTTAGGGTTCCTAATGGCGATTGGATCAAAGATGACCGTCAAGGTTTGACCATCTGCGATGCAACTTCTGCCGTTTTCGCGATGGAAGTACCCTGGCATAAGTTAGATGTTGTGACCTACTCTTGGCAAAAGGTGCTGGGAGGAGAAGCGCAGCATGGAGTGATTGCCCTTTCACCCCGCGCTGTTGAACGTTTGGAAAGCTACCAACCTGCTTGGCCGATACCGAAGCTGTTTCGCCTAGCACAAAAAGGTAAGCTTATTGAAGGAATTTTCAAAGGGGACACAATTAACACCCCATCAATGCTGTGTGTAGAAGATGCGCTTGATGGATTACTCTGGGCAGACAGCATTGGTGGACTTCCCGGCTTGATTCGTCGTAGTGAGGCAAATCTGGCGACAATTGCCCGTTGGGTTGAGCAAAGTGATTGGGCGGCTTTCTTAGCAGAGAAGCCAGAAACCCGTTCTTGTACTTCAATTTGCCTCAAGATTGTTGATGATTGGTTTACAAACTTAAGTCCAGAGAAGCAAGCAGAATCCGCTAAAAAAATCGCGAAACTTCTCCAAAAGCAAGAAGTTGCTTTTGATATCGCCTCTTACCGTTCTGCACCGCCAGGAATCAGGATTTGGGGTGGAGCCACAGTAGAAACGACAGATATTGAGGCGTTGCTACCGTGGTTGGATTGGGCATACGCGACTGTTAAACAGGAGTCGGAACAGTGA
- a CDS encoding GFA family protein, with protein sequence MNATYSGGCQCGQIRYEIRAEPLTLYLCHCKECQKQSSSAFGMSLTVPRDAVVIIQGEPKAWKRKADSGREVTCLFCGDCGTRLFHERAYNRETINVKAGTLDDTSWLRPVGNLWTNSAQPWVMICDQMLNYEGQPADVRPLWEKWAQQHS encoded by the coding sequence GTGAATGCGACTTATAGCGGCGGCTGTCAATGTGGACAAATTCGCTATGAAATCCGTGCTGAACCGTTAACTCTCTATTTGTGTCACTGCAAGGAATGTCAGAAGCAATCTTCTAGCGCTTTTGGAATGTCCCTCACTGTGCCACGAGATGCTGTTGTCATTATTCAAGGTGAACCAAAGGCTTGGAAACGTAAAGCTGATAGTGGACGTGAGGTGACTTGCCTGTTTTGCGGTGACTGCGGAACACGATTGTTCCATGAGCGGGCTTATAATCGAGAAACCATCAACGTCAAAGCTGGAACGCTAGATGACACGAGTTGGTTACGTCCTGTGGGTAACCTTTGGACAAATAGCGCTCAGCCGTGGGTGATGATTTGCGATCAGATGCTCAATTATGAGGGACAACCAGCAGATGTGCGTCCTTTGTGGGAGAAATGGGCACAACAGCATTCATGA
- a CDS encoding RNA-guided endonuclease InsQ/TnpB family protein — protein MLLSIKTKLKLTYVQKIVMSKHAGIARFTYNWGLATWKSLYSHGFKPNKFLLKKFFNNEVKTSLEWIKEKGICQKITQYAFDQLGDAYARFFKGLGGFPRFKKKGINDSFTIDASGKPIPVGGVRIKLPTIGWVKTYEGLPHTTTTKLSISRVADDWYIAFAYEQECKPTPKPVDVVGVDLGIKELATLSTGVTFPNPKAYKKNIQKLKRLSKSLARKIKGSNNRHKLKIKLARHHNRVANIRKDSLHKVTHYLCKNHALVVVEDLNVSGMMSNHKLAQSIADCGFYEFKRQLEYKCKKFGSKLVVADRWYPSSKTCSNCGCKKETLLLSERVYSCEHCGHVIDRDLNAAINLSHCVAGEKCLARVKRVVATSEVPKDGASGVSRRALA, from the coding sequence ATGCTTTTATCCATCAAAACTAAGTTGAAACTAACCTACGTACAGAAAATAGTAATGAGCAAGCACGCAGGTATAGCGCGCTTCACTTACAACTGGGGTTTGGCTACTTGGAAAAGCTTATATAGCCATGGATTCAAGCCAAATAAGTTTCTTCTCAAAAAGTTTTTCAACAATGAAGTTAAGACTTCGTTGGAGTGGATCAAGGAGAAAGGGATTTGTCAAAAAATCACGCAGTATGCTTTTGATCAACTTGGTGATGCGTACGCTCGATTCTTCAAAGGATTAGGCGGTTTCCCCAGGTTCAAAAAGAAAGGTATTAATGATTCTTTCACAATTGATGCTAGTGGTAAACCCATCCCTGTGGGTGGTGTACGAATCAAACTCCCTACCATCGGATGGGTTAAGACCTATGAAGGACTGCCCCATACAACAACCACTAAATTATCAATATCGCGAGTAGCTGACGACTGGTATATTGCATTTGCATACGAACAAGAATGCAAGCCTACGCCTAAGCCAGTGGATGTTGTTGGAGTGGATTTGGGAATAAAAGAACTAGCTACACTTAGTACTGGCGTTACGTTCCCCAACCCCAAAGCCTACAAAAAGAACATCCAAAAACTGAAGCGATTGTCTAAGTCCTTGGCGCGTAAAATCAAAGGTAGTAACAATCGTCATAAATTAAAGATTAAACTAGCGAGACATCATAACCGGGTAGCAAACATTCGCAAGGACTCGCTTCACAAGGTCACCCATTACTTATGCAAAAACCACGCGCTTGTAGTGGTGGAAGACCTAAATGTTTCCGGTATGATGTCTAATCACAAACTAGCTCAATCCATTGCCGATTGCGGATTTTACGAATTTAAGCGCCAGCTTGAATACAAATGCAAGAAGTTTGGAAGCAAGCTTGTAGTTGCGGATAGATGGTACCCATCATCCAAGACTTGTAGTAATTGCGGCTGCAAGAAAGAAACCCTGTTGTTGAGTGAACGTGTTTATTCATGTGAACATTGTGGACACGTGATAGATAGGGATTTGAATGCCGCAATCAACTTAAGCCACTGCGTTGCCGGTGAGAAGTGCCTTGCGCGGGTTAAGCGCGTTGTGGCAACTTCGGAGGTTCCCAAGGACGGTGCAAGTGGCGTATCGCGCAGGGCTTTGGCGTGA
- a CDS encoding DMT family transporter: protein MKIGIYLFIIVGGLLQACGSAMNAQLYRSLKNPWLASLVSFSLIVAFFICAVAVVPKPLPSLRDIQLMPWWAPLAGLVGAVAVYAGLKLVSEVGTGTYTALNVSAAIIMSLAIDHFGLLHVEPHSFNLMRGVGTFMLIVGVTLISRF, encoded by the coding sequence ATGAAAATCGGCATTTACCTGTTCATCATCGTCGGGGGTCTGCTCCAGGCCTGCGGCTCAGCTATGAACGCGCAGCTTTATCGCTCGTTGAAAAACCCGTGGCTCGCCTCACTGGTTTCTTTCAGTCTCATCGTCGCCTTTTTCATTTGCGCCGTCGCCGTTGTTCCAAAGCCGCTGCCATCCTTGCGAGACATCCAGCTAATGCCTTGGTGGGCACCCTTGGCTGGGTTAGTCGGCGCGGTAGCCGTGTATGCCGGGCTGAAGCTAGTCAGCGAGGTCGGTACGGGCACTTACACCGCGCTCAACGTCAGCGCCGCGATCATTATGTCCCTCGCCATTGACCACTTCGGCCTGTTGCACGTTGAGCCGCACTCCTTCAACTTGATGCGCGGCGTGGGTACGTTTATGCTGATCGTTGGCGTCACGCTGATCTCGCGCTTTTAG
- the purH gene encoding bifunctional phosphoribosylaminoimidazolecarboxamide formyltransferase/IMP cyclohydrolase: MARLALLSVSNKTGLIDLARRLVKEFDFEFISSGGTAKALKDAGLPVTKVADYTGSPEILGGRVKTLHPRIHGGILARRDVPEDIADLANNQIRPIDLVVVNLYPFEETIAKQGVTLPEAIEQIDIGGPAMLRGASKNFPHLTVLCDPAQYEEYLQEMHRSNGEPSLEFRKKCALKGFLHTSSYDQAIAAYLSQNLSKEAESPQHYTLKGKQLQSLRYGENPHQSAAWYETGTTSTGWAAATKLQGKELSYNNLVDLEAARRIISEFTDTPAATIIKHTNPCGVALGQSIQEAYQKAFNADSVSAFGGIVALNRPIDAGTATELTKTFLECVVAPSCDAEAQEILAAKSKVRVLILPDLSCGPKETVKVIAGGFLLQASDDAVANTSTWQIVTEKKPSDDELEELLFAWKVCKHVKSNAILVSGDRTTLGVGAGQMNRVGSVKIALEQAGEKAKAAILASDGFFPFDDSVKTAAAAGIKAIVQPGGSMRDQDSILAANELGLVMVFTGIRHFLH, from the coding sequence ATGGCGCGTCTAGCACTGCTGAGTGTATCTAACAAAACAGGATTGATTGACCTTGCCCGTAGGTTAGTAAAAGAATTTGACTTTGAATTCATTAGCAGTGGAGGAACAGCCAAAGCACTGAAAGATGCAGGGCTACCAGTCACAAAAGTTGCTGATTACACAGGTTCTCCAGAAATCCTAGGTGGTCGAGTCAAAACTCTACATCCTCGGATACATGGCGGGATTTTAGCACGGCGAGATGTACCCGAAGACATAGCAGATTTGGCAAATAACCAAATTCGCCCGATTGATTTGGTTGTGGTGAATCTTTATCCTTTTGAAGAAACTATCGCAAAACAAGGTGTGACTTTACCTGAGGCAATCGAGCAAATTGATATTGGTGGTCCTGCTATGCTGAGGGGAGCATCAAAAAACTTTCCTCATCTGACAGTTTTATGTGATCCAGCGCAGTATGAAGAATATTTACAGGAAATGCACCGCTCAAATGGTGAACCATCTCTAGAGTTTCGGAAAAAGTGTGCCTTAAAGGGATTTTTGCATACGTCTAGCTATGATCAGGCGATCGCCGCATACCTGAGTCAGAACCTTAGCAAAGAGGCGGAATCACCTCAACACTACACCCTTAAAGGCAAACAACTACAATCTCTCCGTTACGGCGAAAATCCTCATCAAAGTGCCGCCTGGTATGAAACTGGTACGACTTCAACTGGATGGGCAGCTGCTACTAAACTTCAAGGCAAAGAACTCAGTTACAATAACTTGGTTGATTTAGAAGCCGCACGGCGGATTATTTCTGAATTCACCGATACACCCGCAGCAACAATTATCAAACATACGAATCCCTGTGGTGTCGCCTTGGGACAAAGCATTCAAGAAGCTTACCAAAAAGCATTCAACGCGGACTCTGTTTCTGCTTTTGGTGGAATTGTTGCACTAAACCGTCCGATTGATGCTGGAACTGCTACTGAGTTAACAAAGACGTTTTTAGAATGCGTGGTTGCACCAAGTTGTGATGCCGAAGCACAAGAGATTCTGGCTGCTAAATCAAAAGTGCGAGTCTTAATTTTACCAGATTTGAGTTGTGGACCGAAAGAAACTGTAAAAGTTATTGCAGGTGGTTTCCTGCTGCAAGCTTCAGATGACGCGGTAGCCAACACCAGTACATGGCAAATCGTCACCGAAAAGAAACCAAGTGATGATGAGTTAGAAGAATTGCTGTTTGCTTGGAAAGTTTGCAAGCACGTTAAGTCTAATGCGATTCTTGTGAGTGGCGATCGCACGACTTTGGGTGTGGGTGCAGGTCAAATGAACCGTGTTGGCTCAGTTAAAATTGCCTTAGAACAAGCTGGGGAAAAAGCCAAAGCAGCAATTCTCGCCAGTGATGGATTCTTCCCCTTTGATGATTCAGTCAAAACAGCAGCCGCAGCCGGAATTAAGGCAATTGTCCAACCAGGGGGAAGTATGCGGGATCAAGATTCCATACTCGCTGCTAATGAACTGGGTTTAGTTATGGTGTTCACGGGTATCCGTCACTTTCTACATTAA
- a CDS encoding DUF433 domain-containing protein encodes MDYQDIITIEPGKRSGKPCIRRMRITVYDILEYLAGGMTEAEILEDFSELTSEDIKACLAFAADRERKLFVASL; translated from the coding sequence ATGGATTACCAAGACATCATTACAATTGAGCCTGGAAAGCGCAGTGGCAAGCCGTGTATTCGGCGAATGCGAATCACCGTGTACGACATCTTGGAATATCTGGCAGGTGGGATGACCGAAGCAGAAATTTTGGAAGATTTTTCTGAACTCACCTCAGAAGATATCAAAGCTTGTCTTGCTTTTGCAGCTGATCGTGAGAGAAAGTTATTTGTGGCATCCCTGTGA
- a CDS encoding DUF5615 family PIN-like protein, whose translation MKLLLDENLSDRIIHRIVDLYPNSEHVKTLGLTNTDDTVIWEHAKANDFVIVSKDSDFHQRSLLYGHPPKFIYLRIGNSPTSKILQILRDNFHTITQFKSSETESILVLM comes from the coding sequence GTGAAACTGCTATTGGATGAAAACCTATCAGATCGAATCATTCACAGGATTGTCGATTTGTATCCTAATTCTGAGCATGTCAAAACTTTAGGACTGACAAATACTGATGATACAGTTATCTGGGAACATGCAAAGGCGAATGATTTTGTGATTGTTTCCAAAGATTCTGACTTCCATCAGCGCAGTTTACTTTATGGTCATCCACCCAAGTTTATTTATCTTCGTATTGGTAACAGTCCAACATCGAAGATTCTTCAAATATTGAGAGATAATTTTCATACGATCACTCAATTTAAAAGTAGCGAAACGGAAAGTATTTTGGTGTTAATGTAG
- a CDS encoding alpha/beta hydrolase has product MTNTLEFISVPPKTGQPPKGLIVTLHGWGANAEDVASLSRFFNLPDYQFLFPNAPFPHPNSSVGRAWYDLRMENMYQGLVESRQQLTDWLQSLEKSTGVPLSRTILSGFSQGGAMTLDVGLKLPLAGLISLSGYLHQDVKSVKTQNVASLPPVMIMHGRQDTVVPLQAAVSARKFLESLGAAVEYYEFDMGHEIRPEMLELLRNFVIVNA; this is encoded by the coding sequence ATGACTAACACTCTAGAATTTATCAGCGTACCTCCAAAAACGGGGCAACCACCAAAGGGTTTAATTGTCACTTTACATGGTTGGGGTGCCAATGCTGAAGATGTGGCGTCTTTATCGCGGTTTTTTAATTTACCAGATTATCAGTTTCTGTTTCCGAATGCACCTTTTCCTCATCCTAATTCCTCTGTTGGGAGAGCGTGGTATGACCTTCGGATGGAAAATATGTATCAAGGGTTAGTAGAAAGTAGGCAGCAACTAACAGATTGGTTGCAATCTTTAGAAAAGAGCACTGGTGTGCCTTTGTCGCGGACAATTTTGAGCGGATTTTCTCAAGGCGGGGCTATGACTTTAGACGTAGGATTAAAGTTACCCCTAGCTGGTTTAATTTCTTTAAGTGGTTATTTACATCAAGATGTAAAAAGTGTGAAAACACAAAATGTGGCGTCTCTACCACCTGTTATGATTATGCATGGAAGACAAGATACAGTTGTGCCATTACAAGCTGCTGTTTCAGCACGAAAATTTCTTGAATCTCTCGGGGCTGCTGTAGAATACTATGAATTTGACATGGGTCATGAAATCCGACCAGAAATGCTAGAGTTGTTACGAAATTTTGTTATTGTCAATGCATAA
- a CDS encoding DUF2555 domain-containing protein: MKTLSISKREIATITPQEVEVLATRLEQDNYSNAFEGLNDWHLLRAIAFSRPELVESYIHLLDLEPYDEA, from the coding sequence ATGAAAACTCTAAGCATTTCTAAAAGAGAAATTGCTACCATCACTCCACAAGAGGTGGAAGTGTTAGCGACACGTCTGGAGCAGGATAATTACAGTAATGCTTTTGAGGGTTTGAATGATTGGCATTTACTACGAGCGATCGCCTTTTCGCGTCCAGAGTTAGTTGAATCATACATTCACCTTTTAGATTTAGAACCCTACGATGAGGCGTAG
- the coaBC gene encoding bifunctional phosphopantothenoylcysteine decarboxylase/phosphopantothenate--cysteine ligase CoaBC — MFQNKRVLIAIGGGIAAYKICEVVSTLFKIGVEIKVILTNSAQKFITPLTLATLSRHPAYTDENFWQSTHFRPLHIDLGEWADLIVIAPLTANTLAKLAYGMADNLLTNTVLASTCPVLLAPAMNTDMWEQQVVQRNWEQLLTDNRFHGMCTGSGLLACDRVGAGRMAEPPEIITYVQSLLHTTGKRDLLGKRVLISAGGTREYLDPVRFIGNPSTGKMGLALAQAALHRGASVTLVHAPASWDVPLGVQAIPVVSADQMRASMVEYLPSADIIVMSAAVADVKPREYSQHKLPKKSLPQALPLEPVPDIVGELARLKQSHQQLIGFAAQTGDIVTPALEKLHSKNLDAIIANPIDEPDSGFGSDHNRAIFLDQQGQRIEIPPCSKLEMAHRIFDFLENK; from the coding sequence ATGTTTCAGAATAAACGGGTTCTGATTGCAATAGGCGGCGGTATCGCCGCCTATAAAATTTGTGAGGTTGTTTCCACTTTGTTTAAAATTGGAGTGGAAATAAAAGTAATTCTCACTAATTCAGCACAAAAATTTATTACGCCTCTGACTCTAGCAACACTTTCCCGTCATCCAGCTTATACAGATGAAAATTTTTGGCAATCAACTCACTTTCGTCCATTACATATTGATTTAGGTGAGTGGGCAGATTTAATTGTAATTGCACCTCTAACAGCAAACACATTAGCAAAGTTAGCTTATGGTATGGCTGACAATTTGCTCACAAATACTGTTTTGGCTTCAACTTGTCCCGTATTGCTAGCGCCAGCAATGAATACTGATATGTGGGAACAGCAGGTGGTGCAACGTAATTGGGAACAATTATTGACAGATAATCGATTTCATGGAATGTGTACAGGGTCGGGGTTGTTGGCGTGCGATCGCGTTGGTGCTGGTAGAATGGCAGAACCCCCAGAGATTATTACTTATGTTCAATCCTTGTTACACACCACAGGGAAGCGAGATTTGTTAGGTAAGCGCGTGTTGATTAGTGCAGGGGGAACACGAGAGTATCTTGATCCAGTACGGTTTATTGGCAATCCTTCCACAGGAAAAATGGGGTTAGCTTTAGCACAAGCAGCACTGCACCGAGGAGCAAGCGTGACATTGGTACATGCTCCGGCGAGTTGGGATGTACCATTAGGAGTGCAAGCAATTCCTGTTGTGAGTGCTGACCAAATGCGAGCAAGTATGGTGGAGTACTTACCAAGCGCAGATATAATTGTCATGTCCGCAGCAGTGGCGGATGTCAAGCCACGGGAGTACAGTCAACACAAGTTGCCAAAAAAATCACTTCCTCAAGCTTTACCTTTGGAACCAGTACCAGATATTGTTGGAGAATTGGCACGTCTCAAACAATCACATCAACAATTAATTGGCTTTGCAGCACAGACAGGAGATATTGTCACACCAGCACTAGAGAAATTGCACAGTAAAAATCTGGATGCGATTATTGCTAACCCTATCGATGAACCGGATAGCGGTTTTGGAAGTGATCATAATCGAGCCATATTTTTGGATCAGCAAGGACAAAGAATAGAAATTCCTCCTTGTTCCAAATTAGAAATGGCTCATCGTATTTTTGATTTTTTGGAAAATAAATAA